From one Suricata suricatta isolate VVHF042 chromosome 8, meerkat_22Aug2017_6uvM2_HiC, whole genome shotgun sequence genomic stretch:
- the C8H16orf82 gene encoding protein TNT: MGTRPPPLPRQTTHSEASQGPLPLDKPDQLPPTLLQGRKGESAVWNAQAQAPSLPPPSLGPPSPAWPHRNAGGTQEPLRLEGGSLGNAWRAEGSSVSLRQPSRGKRRDSDASLLSSGYSGDEESSEVSLAGRRPRVRQRRSLKTQTHSAQTSQPAATHCPSQIRSPLVGQAPGAEQTGGEK; the protein is encoded by the exons ATGGGAACCAGGCCA CCTCCTCTCCCCAGACAAACCACACATTCAGAGGCCTCCCAGGGTCCCCTCCCCCTGGATAAACCAGaccagctgccccccaccctcctccagggTAGAAAAGGGGAGTCTGCTGTTTGGAATGCTCAGGCCCAAGCGCCaagcctcccaccccccagcttaGGGCCCCCGTCCCCCGCGTGGCCACACCGCAATGCCGGAGGGACTCAGGAGCCCCTGAGACTTGAGGGCGGGAGCCTGGGAAACGCGTGGAGAGCGGAGGGCAGCTCAGTGAGCCTGCGACAGCCCAGCCGGGGGAAGCGCAGGGACAGCGACGCCAGCCTGCTGAGCAGCGGGTATTCGGGGGATGAGGAGAGCAGTGAGGTCAGTCTGGCAGGCCGGAGACCCCGCGTGAGGCAGCGCCGCAGTCTCAAAACCCAGACGCACAGCGCCCAGACCAGCCAGCCAGCAGCCACCCACTGTCCCAGCCAGATAAGGAGCCCCCTGGTCGGCCAGGCACCTGGAGCAGAGCAGACTGGAGGGGAAAAGTGA